ACTCGGCTATTTTGTTTAACTAACACAGAAGACGGCTATTTAGCCCCTTTTTTCCTGAAtccattaatattttttaatatcaAAAATCCATCATTCTGTGATTCAACAGTTGATGGGATTTCTTTTGTGGACAGCTTACTCTGTGGGCTCTCGTGGTCCCTGAATGCAGCACTGGAGTGCTACAGATTGCTGAGAGATTGTTTCAGGGGCATAATGGGTGCCCTCAAGAGGGGcgatcaggaaggacaagagctaAAATAGTATTTATGAAGAGATCTAACATTGCACTTTCCAGGGTCGTGTTCTACATCCTGAGCAGCACCGCGTGGTGAGTGTGCGGGAGTGCGCACGCTCCCAGGGATTCCCAGATACATACAGGCTCTTTGGGAACATTTTAGACAAGCACAGACAGGTGGgtgttactgattttttttaattattcatattGTCTGTGATTTGAAAAAGGTGGTTGAGTGTAATTAGGCATGACATCCTTCACCTGGCAGATCTGCTGAAGTACCATATTAATTTCACATTAAGAGTTGTTCTTTACTGACACtgctccatttagaaaataaaatgggaggcAGGAGCAGCCAtttgccccttgtgcctgctctgcaattcagcaagatcacagctgatcttctacttcagcactagttcctgcactaacccaatatcctttgattcccttgacacccaaaatttttaaattaaatttttaaatttaaattttttttaaattttatttacagcgtggtaacaggcccttccagcccaacaagtccacacagcccattttaaaaccccaattaacctacccgtacgtctttggaatgtggaggaaactggagcaacccggaggaaaacccacgtagacacaggagaacgtacaaactccttacagacagcgacggaatcaaacccgatcactggcgctataatagcatcgcgctaaccactacgctaccgtgctgcccccaaGATCTGTCAAAATCttgaccaagcctccacagccctcttgggtagagaattataGATTCATTGCCCTCTAGTGAAGAATCATTTTTCAAATTCCTGTTCTAAATGGCCAACTCGATCTATGACCACTGGTTCCAAGTACCCCAGTCATAGAACACGTTGTCTCTGCATCTGTCCTACCAAGCCTctcaggattttttttgtttcaataagattatctctcactcttctgaTTCAGAAGAGTCTGTGTAATCTTTCACCCACCCCTCCATTCCAGTCATCAATATGGTGaatctttgcactctttattgTGTATATATATCATCTTGGATAAGGAGATGAGACCAGTACAGCACCTTCCAGGTACATTCTCATCAAGCCCCTACATGAttccagtaagacatctttattctatACTCAAATCTTGTAATAAAGCCCAACAAGTTCTTTTACCTTCCAAATTGCTTGAATCCGCATGTTAATTTTCATGTATAAGTCATCCACTGAGCAGCACCACCATTCAGTTTCTCACCATGTACAAAATACtcagttttctatttttttctctatcaAAGTGGATGAACTCGTGTTTTTcgacattatattccatctaccacattCGTACCTTCGTCTTTATTCCCTgaagcccctctgcatcctcctcaccatTGGCATCTAGtgtttaatcatcagcaaacctggacaTGTTATACTTGATCCCATCTGCCAAATCATTGATTCAGATTGTGAACAGTGCTGATTCCTGTGACACCCCCACTTGTTGCAGTCTCTCAACCTGAAATTAACTTGTTTAATTCAAACTATTTTCTGCCATAAGAATGCAGGGACATTTGCATCTTGAGCTACTGGCATGGAGCTGTGATCTCAATATTTGCAGGAATCCAGGAGTAAAGTTAAATCTTTTTGAAAGTAGGCAGGGTTTAGAGGAGTGGATCTAGTGTAATCGCCAGTGGTTTAGGAGCAAGTCACTTGCTTGCCAATCATGGTACAGTAGGGGGATCAGATGGCCTGTAATTCTTGCATTCTGCAAATAAGAGTCATTGGGATATTGAACACCGGAGGAGCCAGGCTACCACTGCAGCTCCCCCAAAGCAATGGCTTTCATTCACTGTGGAATTGCACCTATTGTGCATTTTCCATCATTAACTAATTACCACTTTTAAAATTATCAGGTTGGCAATGcagtaccaccacctctggctaaAGCTATCGGCATGGAAATTAAACTCTGCGCACttgagaggaagaaagggaaCACAGGTAAATGGAGTGAAACTTGCTAGTATACAACTTTCATAACTTGCCTTAATCCTTTTGGACTACTATTTTCTATTTATTATCTTTCTGAACTTGGGtgctgctggcaagaccagcatttatttcctagTCCTAAGTGACTAGGACCTATGGACCTAGTCCATAGTGAAGGTGAACTGCCTTCATGTTCTGCCATTTAAACACAGCAATGAGCAAAATAGCTGTACATTTCTGAATcggaatggtgtgtgacttggaagagaaTTTGTAGTTAGTGTTCTCATCTCCTGCTGCCCTCgttctccttggtggtagaggtcctGGGCTTGGAGGTGATATAGTAACTGCACTGCAGTTTGTGGATTGTACACAACTTCAGCcagtgtgtgctggtggtgggtgGGTTGCTAGTGTCAGAATTGGACTACTGACCTAGAAGAGAATATTGACCCTGgaaatgtttcctctttaaagaaaaaaattgaattggTTCACAGGGAATGGTTGTAGTCGTGGAGGTGGGATGGCTCCAGCCAGGTCTTATGGGGTGGGTTTTTACCTGTAGTAGGTGGAAGAGGTTTTGATATTGTCTGATTCACCGCTTCCTTTAATATCACTTGAGAAATACAGTATGGTCCATTCTTATGATGTGacaagactggcatttattgctgTCAAGAAGATTGTGGTGAGCTAGCTCAAACTCTTTTAGTTTTGTGGTTAATCTTTGGACAGTGCTGAGGGTAGGGTTAGAGATGTGGCTCTAGTGGAAATAAtgtattctcccccccccccccccccccccccccccccaaaaaaagtgtGTATACTAGGAAGGGATAACATTTTATTATCTTTAAAATATCATTTGACTTCTAAGTCTGATACTTGATACTCCAGGACTAAATGTTCAGTGGATGGATCGGTCGCACGGCAGGTTGTAGATTTGAAGCCCATTCCAAAACCAAAGCACTGAAACAAACCTTAAATCTCTAGTGATGTGTGGATATAATCTAATCGTACTGGTTAATTCCAGTGTTTTAaaacattctctcacacacacacacacactctaaatGATGAATCTAATCTAGGggaattaattttgaattttgtGCATAGATGCTAGCTCATTGACCTCTCTGGACTTGAAAGCAATTTGCTGTTGAGGTGCTTGGGCGTTGTCAATAATCATATTTTGAGAGACCATTACTACTACAGTCTTTGCAACTTCAAATATAACCAAAGGTTTCACAGGTGTGGCCTTCCTCTTTATGGTTGGGTTCTGACAGTGCTATGGGAAACTGATCCTGCTCCTCtctgacagcattgtgggccgaagggcctgtattgtgctggactgttcttgCCCTCTCGAGGTATAATCTGTAAATGGGTGTGTAATGTCTTTGCTTTTGAAACTGGAGTTCCCAGTTGAATATTTGAACAGACTTTCTCAGGGCTGTGGGATGAGACCAGTCAGCCagaggtgttttttttgtttgtggcATAATACATTTAGAGGGTAGAGGACAGGGTTACAGAAAGGAGATAAGGACTCGGCCAGTTACAAAATTCAATACTCTACTCTACTACTTTCCAACAGTGCCCATCAAACTTGAGACTATGGACACGAGCAACTAATTCATCTCCTTGAGCTTGATGTTCCCACCGAATTTTCATGCACTACATTCAAGGGCAGGAGGAAGGAAAGAAGATGGGATTCCTGTGACTGTTCAGTGAAGCGATGTCCTTTTTTAACTGGCTGTGATGCAGCCAATGAAGATGTAACATTGTTTTTAGTTAATGAACATTTTCTCTTGATTGTGCAGTGCTGTCATGCATTGTGGATTTTAATGTGGTTTTAAAATGCACAGTATTTGAATAATTGCCCACTTTCTACAGTGGTAATTCAATGTTTAATAAACGTAGTTTTTATATGTTGTAATATTTCAATAAATATCTTAAGTGGAACGCTAGTGTGCTGAATACCTGTTTAGTTTGCAAGTTCTTTTGTGCATGTGCACAGATCTAGGTGACAGATTATTTTTATGCATTCATGGTATTATGGATGTTGCAGTGTTTAAATATCCCTAGTTGCCACAATTAGTGAGTTACAGGGACAATAGTTGAGAACTAACCACAATGGTTTTCAGTAATGTAAAATCATGGTAACCATTTTCATTCCAGATTAGGAGCTAGGAAATTTAAATAACTCCAGCTCAATGTTAATTTATCTGGATCCTAGCCTCATTGCTGTTCCTACCCTTTTTGGAAAAGGGTAGAGTGTAGTCCTTTGAACACTTTAGCTTGagaaaacagttttaaaatttaGGACCACTAAGAAATTAAAGGTTAATGCTAAGATCTAGGAAGCAGACTTTTAGGGTAAGCCACTCTATTTAATAAATTCACCCGGTATCAGGTTATTTTTGCttccattttgtttaaaacaaaatgtggcaAAATAGCAAGACTTACAAAAAAGCTTGTGATCTTTTTGTATCTGAGTGTAGTCCTTTAAACTGGTAACATTGTAAAGGGAATATTTGATATTAACATGCATCAATCTAGAATAGAAAATAGCACACTAGACAAAGTCAATCAGATagggaatttaaaattaaagcacaATGTGGAAAAAGCCCCAGAATGTTTCTAGATTAAGCTTTAAGGAAGTTAGTTTTCTAAtgaataatattttcttttgtttatggACTTTGGTCACATCAGCCAGGATCTCTGAACTGCAGAACGAGGGATAAATGGCCTACAAGCACAAgagactggaaacactcaacatctgtggagatgaCTGATTCCTTACACCATccagtttaaaattctcatcaattCTGGATTCAGCCACATGTTTAGTTCATTTCCTCCACaataatagttttttaaaaaaaatgagctgatggaggaattcagggaaatggacagtcaacgttttgggttgaaacccttaaTCTGGACTCAGTGACTCCATTTCCTCTCCCTCCATTGTCTCctctttgccacttacctacaagGATAGTTTTACAGTAGCATTAACCAAGCAGCACACCCACAGAACAGGAGGTCAGGGCCTCTGAGGCAGTAGTACTGACTTGTGTCACTAAGCTGCAATTTTGGAAGGAATAGAAATTCCATCTAAACCTATGTGCAAATGAGTTTCAGGGAGAAGTTCTTTGAGTACGAAGAGCAACTTGACACTAGGATTCATTTTCAGTAACTTGCATTGAAGGCTCAGCAAACGTCTGATCCAGATATTTTATTTGATGATAATGACTCTGACTTTAGTTTGAAGTTGGTTTGCTCAGCTGACATAACCTTCTAGTTGTTTGATGGcctaaaaaaaaagaaagtttgcatcattagacaaaatgaaataaacaccTTCTTACTGGATTAAACTAGTCAAAATCATCCAAGTATAAAAGGGAGAGAACACAACCATACAAACAAaggtttccatttttttttgttatcttgtGTTAAATGTTTTAGCTAATTCTAAAGCTATTTCTGTCATACGTGTATTATTCCAATCTTGTGTGGAAGTAAAAATAAATTCCCAAAGGAATTTCTACAAGGTAGTCAATGGGTTTACATGCTAACAATACATCATGAGGTGTGTGCTACTGGGTCTCATTAGACAAGCCTGTACACATTTGTATATGCTGTGTTTGTGGCCAGTACCTCCATTGACAACAGACACCAGTAACAACTGTCAGCAAAGCATGTACTTAAACACTTACTTGGCCCATTCCACATTCAGGATTAAATGATCATAACCGAAACCAGAAACGCCAGCAATggccctggcagcatcctcacgACGATggaaactgatgaaggcaaaacCCTGAAAATGAAAACACAATCAAATTGCTCTGAATACAGACAGTAGCACTTAAACCCTCAAGAAGGAAACAGTGAACACAAAGCCAACTCAAGTCAAGATATTAATGACATTACCTTGGATTGGCCTGTGTTCTTGTCCTTAGCCAGGTAGATCCTAGAAATGGAACCAAAAGGTCTGAAGAGTTCCTGCAGGTCGGTCTCTCGTGTGTCCTCAGAGAGGTTGGTGACACGGATTGTGGCATTGTCATCCGCTGGAACAAAGCACAACAGGTGCATCAGAACAACACACAGCAATCTCTGGGAGCCAGAGGCTCAAGGTTAAAAGAAATACTGCCCTGCTCAACCTCCCCATTAATTACAGGTGCACCGAGGCATAAGTGAGCCAGGGGCTGGTCACTGGACAAGCTCACCAGGTCAGGGGTGTCAACATTTTCAGAGGAAGGAGCAGTAAACATTGAAGAACTTGTGCCAAATTTAACCCTCTGACAGCTTCTGTTGTGGATATGTGACATTTGAAATACAGTGTAGTGTTATTTAACCCTGTCCATCTGTCAGAGCACTCTCACCTCTGCGATTTGTCTGCATGGACTCTCCCCGTCGATTGGCTCCATCTCGCAGGCTGGGTGGAACGTATTTCCCAGTCTTACTCTGTGCTGGTTGGACTGGTTCAGGATCTGGGGACAAGgaatgaaactttttttaaaaatccacacaGAGACCACTGCCCCCACTCAGCCTTACTGCAGGAAAATGTCCAGTATTGGCCATGGCTCAGAGGGGCACACATCTCGATGTGTCAGAAGGTTCACGATGCAAgttccattccagagacttgagcacacaaACCCCAGGCTGACAGTCCAGTGGAGAGccaaaggagtgctgcactgcaagAGGTGCCACCTTACATGCAAGACGTTGACACAGACAAGAAAGttataggccactcagcccctccagcctgccctaCCTACCATTCAGCACAACCATGGTTGATCTGTCCCCGCtgtcaactcttctgtgccagttccccataagccCTCAATTCaccaatctttcaaaagtttacccacctcattaaatacctccagtgatctggtctccacagctctctggggtacagaattccagagatttgccaccctctgcaagaaaacattcctacacacctcaggtTTAAACGACTGCCCCCTTATCTATTAACTACACCTCCTCATTTGGATCTGGTGGAAACATCCCAATGTTCACTTGTCATACCCTCTTAGGATctgatgtttcaataagatccccactcattcttctgaactccaaagaacgTAGTTCTAACATCCTTAGCTGCTTGCGATAGGACATCGATCTCATCCTGAGTTAGCTcactgaatctcttctgaactgccttcaatgctaATTTATCCTTTGAGTAAGGGAACGAAacctgcacagtattccaggtgcagcctcactaacaccctgtacaattttaACAATTCTTCTCTATTTTGAAATGCCAACCCCCTTGCAATGAATCCCATTTGTCCTCCTAactttgctgcacctgcctgccgatagtgtttcatgcacaagaatatTTAGATCCCCGTGTACCCCATTCCTTTGAAATCTCTGACCATTTAGATAATCATccacctttctatttcctctcacCAAATTGCATGACTATATACCATAGCTCCATCTTCTCTCAGATGGATACTAAAGTTTCCATGGCACTAGTATGAAGGCGAGAGGAGTCTTCTTCCTGACAAAAATTTATCCCTTGCACTCCTTAAAAACAGCCACCCTACCCAGAGAGCACCACCATTGTTTAACAATATTAAGGAATAAAAAATCCAATGAGCACCAAGGGGCTCTGCTACCATCTCCTGGTTGCTGGCAGTACTGCAACGTGCTTCCAGGGAAGTTTTCCTGTGATTGGCAGCTGCCAGAGACGTCATGGAAATCTAAAGCAACTCTGGGCTCACTCACAGACTGAAGACAGTGGGAAAGCAGGTGAAATGTACAGGAAATATCTGGAGCAGTTTCAACATGGACCTATACACACTGGATTAAGCTAGAAACAAGGAATTTAGCTCCGGCAGTGACCAAGCTGGAAGGGCAGCCAAACCAGAGAGGCGACAATTCAAACCTCAGGCTACAATCCCTGGGGAGAAGTAGAGGGAGTTGGCCATGGTCTCCAAGGCCAATGATTTACCTGGAAAGCCTCCTATGACTAAAAACCTTAACACATTACTCAACGGAAGAACAGCCGGTCTGATGTGTCATCAAGGAACTAACTACAGTAAGTACGAGTAAACTCCTTGAGATAACTAAATCACTCATCGACACAAATGATGCTGTGATACAGCTACATCTTTTGCATTCATTTGCAGAATCCAGGCGCCATCGAcagggccaacatttattgccatctGTGCCTGCGCAAAACATTGTCAAACAGCAGTTAAGAGGCACAGGGGCTCGgctgggagagctgctgcctcacagtgccagagacccgggttcaatcctgacctccagtcacCTGGAgtctgaacattctccctgtgaccccgggtgctcggatttcctcccacatcccgaagatgcacaggttggtaggttaactggcagctgtaatttgcccctggtgtgcagacGTGTGgcaaaatctggggggagtagatgaggatatggggagaagaaaatgggattaacacaggattagtgcaaatgggtggttgatagcacggactcagtgggctgaagggcctgtgtccatgtcCATGTCACACTGGAGGTCTGGTGTCACAAATAGGTCGGACTGAGTTAGGACAGCAGCCTTCCTTGCCTAAGCCAGACCATTTTTTAATGACAGTAATTCACGGTCAATATATTGATGCCATCTCATAATTGCTTCTTTAAtaaatggatttaaattccccagctgccaggaTGGGACTTGAACTGGTCTCCTGATCTTTAGCGTGGCTTCCTGCACTGGATTACAATCCATGAAGTGTACAACACCCACGGTACCTGATCCCTTTTCCTTCTCGGCTGTTGTGAGCCCCAGCTGCTCGGCCAGTTCCTTCTGCATGGGTCCCAGGGTGTCTTTGTACGGGCAGCGTGTGGTCCAGTGGTCCCCTTTACAGATTCGGCAAGACACGATCTTCTGGCCTTTCAGTTTGGCCATTGGGTCGTCCTCCTCGGTGTTATTCAGATCCTACAGAGAGGGTTAAAAGGGTCAATTTATCGGAGACACCTCCAGCACGGAATGAACCAAACCCTCACATGCAGGGAGATCCTGAAAAATACTGAACCATTCCACACGTTGGAGCTGATCTAAACTTCACCTGTAAGCTCAGGCTCTTCCTGAAACATGAGACACTTCTGCATCTGTTCCAACAAGGATCATCTCCATCTCAAACTGCCCACTTCTGTACGATATCCCACCACACCCAACGTCCTCTCAATGGCCATAGTACTGGAGGATGCTGGAAGCTCATGGTATTCCATTCACTATCGCCTGTGTTCACTGGTTCCCAGCTaaaaccttgattttaaaattgcctTCATTTTCAAATTTCTCTGCTCAGCTGCAGCCCCAGAACCCCGAAGGTGGTTCCACTCCTCCAACTCTGAGATCTTGATCATTCCTTCCGCTGCCAAACCCCTCttggctctggaatttcctcctcaaacctccctctcctccaacacactccttaaaacctagatccaagagactggagatgctggaacctggaaccaTCTGCATCtgatcctgatgtagggtttcaacccaaaacatggacgattcctttccctcccacagctactgctcgacccgctgagttccctcagcagattgtttgttactccttaaaacccacctccCTGACCAAACTCCTGGCCACCCCTCCCAATATCTCCTTGTCTGTCTTCATTGATACTACTCCTGAAAATCGGTTTGGGATATTACACTCCCAAATGCATGTTGTTGTTATGGATGTTTGAGGCTTTTGAACCAGCAACACTGAAGGCTGCAACACACAAAGATGCAGCACTGTTGGCGGGCAATTATAGCCCAGCTCCAAGATATCAGAGCAGGAGATCAGGCTGACACAAGGCGTCGGACAGAGGGTATGCCCCACAGAGGAAACGTTTCACTGCAATGTCACCCCTCACTGTGTCCATGTCTGGGctccacacttcaggaaggatatcagggcactggagagggtgcagagatttaccagaaatGACCCCAGCGATGAGAGACTTCAGTGATGTGGGTGATATTTAGCTTCAGAGAAAAAGTGGGGGGCGAGATTTAATAGATACAAAACCTTTTATAAATTTGATACGACAAACTAGAAGGGTCAGAAGCTAGATTTGTTTTGATCAAAGGACCAAGTGGGGAGATGAAGGGGGATGTTTTCACACTAGTTGTGATCTGGGACACAGTGACTGaaaaggtggtgaaagcagattcaacagggaGGAAGGAACTGGAACAATTTTGAAGCGATGTTGGGATAGCATTGGCCAAACAAGCACCTCAAGTgatccaaagttttatagaggCTGATACACAAGTGACAAGCTAAGTAGCCTCAAGCTCTGGCAAGTGCAGCTCGTCTTCAACCTGCCGAACACCGGTCACACCACGCCTCGTGTCTCACCTCTTTGCTGGTGATGAAGGTCATGTACACATCATCGCTGACCGTTGTTGTGGCGACATTAGGACCTGGTGGGTCATATTCTGAGGTTCCAAATTTCTTCCAGTTCTGAAAACAGATAAAAGCCGATCAGAGTTTGAATGGCAGAGTTTGCAGTTTGGCACATTCTCCTCCTGCAGTGACGATCATGGCTCAGTGGGTCACACTCTCCCTCTGAGTCAGTGGATTCATGATCCAAATCCCACACCCAAGGCTTCTGCACAAAAGTCTCCAAGAGTTGCAGCGCTGGAGGAAATTAAGAGAAGTAGTGAGAGCCACACCATGGAAGGGTTTGAAAACAGGTCAATTTTAAGAGAGTGCTAATTAACCAGAAGCCGGTGTGCATCACCAAGCAGAGGGATGATGAGGGAGTGGATTCTGGTGCTCATTAGCGTACAGCAGAAGAATTTCAGAAAGCTTAATATAACAGAGTGGGTTGAGGAAGCACAGCAGAAATAATCAGTTCAGGAGGTTACAGAAATATGGATGTGAACGTACATAAAGGAAAGTGTGCGCACAAACACAGACCACGTAATTATTTGTTCTTACCAAGTAAACAAGCAAACCCTTTGGCAACAGCTCACTGTTAAAGAGTACAAGCTTTAAAACTTCCTGCTTGATGTGGTTGTTTTACGTTAGCTCAAAAAGACACTCACTTTTCTCCTGGCCACAGCTTTCGAAGCTTTCCTGGTTTCGATTCTGAATGTGCGGATAATCTGCAGAAAAATCAAAGTTTATCATTTTGAGAGTAACTGTTTTACTTCACTTACGAGCAAGCCCACTGGTTCCCCCTGGCTGCAGCCTGTCCGAGTCCAGGTGGATGCTGAATCACTGCTCGTACCACAAGGCTGAAGGCTGATGGAGGACTTAGTCACTTAAAGTGATGCAGCCATttgacagggaaaatgtgcagaagACTTGTGGGAAAACTCAAAAACATACAATAGTCATGGATAAATCAAATGCATAATTCAAAGGGAACTTTTTAACCCACAAGGAGCTATtgggcagcacagaggcacagtcagtagagctgttgcctcagcattggtgacccaggtccaatcctgacctctggtgctgtctgtgtggagttttgcacattctccctttgaccgtgtgggtttcccacaggcgctccagtttcctcccacatcccacaaaggC
The DNA window shown above is from Pristis pectinata isolate sPriPec2 chromosome 31, sPriPec2.1.pri, whole genome shotgun sequence and carries:
- the eif3g gene encoding eukaryotic translation initiation factor 3 subunit G, translated to MDFDSKPSWADQVEEEGDEGPLPSPKELIKGNIKTVIEYKIDEDGKKFKIIRTFRIETRKASKAVARRKNWKKFGTSEYDPPGPNVATTTVSDDVYMTFITSKEDLNNTEEDDPMAKLKGQKIVSCRICKGDHWTTRCPYKDTLGPMQKELAEQLGLTTAEKEKGSDPEPVQPAQSKTGKYVPPSLRDGANRRGESMQTNRRADDNATIRVTNLSEDTRETDLQELFRPFGSISRIYLAKDKNTGQSKGFAFISFHRREDAARAIAGVSGFGYDHLILNVEWAKPSNN